The Paenalcaligenes faecalis genome has a window encoding:
- a CDS encoding AbrB/MazE/SpoVT family DNA-binding domain-containing protein, producing MKIEIKKSGNSASLRIPSDVLRNLNLSIGEELSMTITEKGLSFEKIDSPRQGWFDNIDSAASLREAKDMEKEFGHVQSADLDNWDSGEEW from the coding sequence ATGAAAATAGAAATTAAAAAAAGTGGTAATTCCGCATCTTTGCGCATTCCTTCAGATGTATTGAGGAATCTCAATCTTTCAATTGGTGAGGAGCTATCTATGACTATCACCGAAAAAGGACTGTCATTTGAGAAAATTGATTCTCCTAGACAAGGCTGGTTTGATAACATTGATTCCGCTGCTTCACTGAGGGAAGCTAAAGACATGGAAAAAGAATTTGGCCATGTACAAAGCGCTGATCTAGATAACTGGGATTCGGGTGAGGAATGGTAA
- a CDS encoding IS3 family transposase has protein sequence MGYYNFLNSKPSETALRHEYLTEQIKRMFKQHKARYGSPRIALQLYAEDIETNKRVLAMLMQRAGLISVYSRERSRKQPNHLKEGVLHENILNRNFFTLQPNAVFVTDITYVNCSDGMLYLTIYMDLASRPPKAYSVIKVASIVAMKWLHYVLNMDYDSQ, from the coding sequence ATGGGCTATTATAATTTTTTAAACAGTAAGCCATCTGAGACCGCACTACGCCACGAATACCTTACTGAGCAAATTAAGCGTATGTTTAAACAGCACAAAGCTCGCTATGGCTCACCTAGAATTGCGTTACAGCTTTATGCTGAAGATATAGAAACAAATAAACGCGTGCTAGCTATGTTGATGCAGCGTGCAGGTTTGATTAGTGTCTATAGCCGTGAACGTAGTCGTAAACAACCTAATCATCTTAAAGAAGGTGTGCTGCATGAGAATATATTAAATCGTAATTTTTTTACTTTGCAGCCTAACGCTGTTTTCGTAACAGACATCACTTACGTAAATTGTTCAGATGGTATGCTTTATTTAACTATTTATATGGATTTGGCCTCCAGACCTCCAAAAGCATACTCAGTGATCAAGGTAGCCAGTATCGTAGCCATGAAATGGCTGCACTATGTGCTGAATATGGATTACGACAGTCAATGA
- a CDS encoding type II toxin-antitoxin system PemK/MazF family toxin, whose product MVKRYDVVLINLDPTIGAEAKKTRPCVVVSPNDMNRALQTILIAPMTSTCRGWKFRPLITGPKNQSELALDQIRAVDKSRIIKSLGVLQIDDQNSVYAILKELLL is encoded by the coding sequence ATGGTAAAAAGATACGATGTTGTCTTAATTAACCTAGATCCAACAATTGGTGCAGAGGCTAAAAAGACAAGACCTTGCGTGGTTGTGTCACCAAATGATATGAATCGTGCCTTACAAACCATTTTGATTGCTCCTATGACCTCCACATGTAGGGGATGGAAATTTAGGCCGCTAATTACCGGCCCGAAAAATCAAAGTGAACTTGCTCTGGATCAGATCAGAGCCGTAGATAAATCCCGTATCATTAAGTCACTGGGAGTATTGCAAATAGACGATCAAAATTCCGTCTATGCCATTTTGAAAGAGCTGTTACTGTGA
- a CDS encoding peptidylprolyl isomerase, translated as MQMQPVKVNGIPIPEADILNEIDHHKEASDPWDMAISTLILRRLLLEEALRLELSAQSEEDLFTLLLQHEVTLPTLNEEECLRHYEQNINYFKVGTAADTDHILFQTTARLDQDALHKKAQQVLDKVLAEPARFGEFARKYSNCPSSEDGGFLGTLQKGQTVPEFEEVIFRAKVGQIHPALVETRFGFHIIRVQQRVEGELLAYEVVADRIREGLKEVNQNTAWRQYIQHLIKEAHIEGFDYESYLDENVFLS; from the coding sequence ATGCAAATGCAACCAGTCAAAGTAAATGGTATTCCCATACCTGAGGCAGATATCCTAAATGAGATAGATCATCACAAAGAGGCTAGTGATCCTTGGGATATGGCAATAAGCACCTTAATATTAAGACGCTTATTGCTTGAAGAGGCTCTGCGCTTAGAGCTCAGTGCTCAATCAGAGGAGGATCTGTTTACTTTACTGTTGCAGCATGAGGTCACATTACCCACTTTAAATGAAGAGGAATGTTTACGGCATTATGAGCAGAATATCAATTATTTCAAGGTGGGCACAGCGGCAGATACAGATCACATTTTATTTCAAACTACAGCACGCCTAGATCAAGACGCTTTACATAAAAAAGCACAACAGGTATTGGATAAAGTTCTAGCAGAGCCAGCTCGTTTTGGAGAGTTTGCCCGTAAATATTCAAATTGCCCGTCTTCAGAAGACGGTGGGTTTTTAGGAACACTACAAAAAGGCCAAACAGTGCCTGAGTTTGAAGAGGTGATATTTCGTGCCAAGGTTGGGCAAATACACCCTGCCTTAGTAGAAACCCGATTTGGCTTTCATATTATACGAGTGCAACAGCGCGTTGAGGGTGAGCTGTTAGCCTATGAAGTAGTAGCAGACCGTATTCGTGAGGGACTAAAAGAGGTCAATCAAAATACGGCTTGGCGTCAGTACATTCAGCATCTGATTAAAGAAGCCCATATAGAAGGCTTCGATTATGAATCTTACTTGGATGAAAATGTGTTTTTAAGCTAA
- the narH gene encoding nitrate reductase subunit beta: MKIRAQIGMVLNLDKCIGCHTCSVTCKTVWTSREGVEYAWFNNVETKPGVGYPKDWQNQDKWKGGWIRDSKGNLKPKQGGKLRILANLFANPHLPQIDDYYEPFTYDYQHLQNAPLSRTPPTARPVSVITGQKMEKINWGPNWEDDLGGEFSARSKDQLFENVQKEMYSTFENTFMMYLPRLCEHCLNPTCVASCPSGSIYKREDDGIVLVDQDKCRGWRMCISGCPYKKVYYNWKSGKAEKCTFCYPRIEAGQPTVCSETCVGRIRYLGVLLYDADRIAEAASVPDEQDLYEAQLDVFLDPNDPEVRAKALEQGIPESWVTAAQRSPVYKMACEWKVAFPLHPEFRTLPMVWYIPPLSPIQSAAESGQMPHATIGKASIIPDVDSLRIPVRYLANLLTAGKEQPITHALKRLLAMRAYKRSEVVHGEPDQQVLDDVGLDARTVEDMYQIMAIADYKDRFVIPTSHKEKVENSLEDQGSCGFTFGNNCSGGMSAPNLFGKPRHHANPGAKGGPTVIAREIKRQPNPNKSNPEDKHASL, translated from the coding sequence ATGAAAATTCGTGCACAAATAGGTATGGTGCTCAATCTGGATAAATGTATTGGCTGTCATACATGTTCCGTCACATGTAAAACCGTCTGGACCAGCCGAGAAGGTGTGGAATACGCGTGGTTTAATAATGTGGAAACTAAGCCAGGCGTGGGCTATCCCAAAGATTGGCAAAATCAAGACAAGTGGAAAGGCGGCTGGATACGTGATAGCAAAGGGAATTTAAAACCCAAGCAAGGTGGTAAATTACGTATCTTAGCAAACTTGTTTGCAAATCCACATTTGCCACAGATTGACGATTACTACGAACCCTTCACTTATGATTATCAGCATTTACAAAATGCACCATTAAGCCGCACACCACCAACCGCGCGCCCAGTGTCTGTGATAACGGGTCAAAAAATGGAGAAAATTAACTGGGGGCCAAACTGGGAGGACGATTTAGGCGGTGAGTTTAGTGCGCGTAGTAAAGATCAGCTCTTTGAAAATGTGCAAAAAGAGATGTACTCCACCTTTGAAAATACCTTTATGATGTATTTGCCTAGACTGTGTGAGCACTGTTTGAACCCCACCTGTGTGGCCAGCTGTCCATCGGGCTCCATCTATAAAAGAGAAGACGATGGTATTGTCTTGGTGGATCAAGACAAATGCCGAGGCTGGCGTATGTGTATTTCTGGCTGCCCTTATAAAAAAGTGTATTACAACTGGAAAAGCGGTAAAGCAGAAAAATGCACCTTTTGCTATCCACGTATTGAAGCTGGACAGCCCACTGTTTGCTCCGAAACCTGTGTAGGGCGTATTCGCTATTTAGGTGTATTACTTTATGACGCAGATCGTATTGCTGAAGCGGCTTCTGTGCCAGATGAGCAAGACTTATACGAAGCGCAGCTGGATGTATTTTTAGATCCTAATGACCCCGAAGTTCGAGCCAAAGCCTTAGAACAAGGCATTCCAGAAAGTTGGGTCACAGCTGCACAAAGATCTCCCGTATACAAAATGGCGTGCGAATGGAAAGTGGCATTCCCCTTACACCCGGAGTTTCGTACCTTGCCTATGGTTTGGTATATACCACCGCTATCGCCCATACAGTCTGCGGCGGAGTCTGGGCAAATGCCGCATGCCACCATTGGTAAAGCCAGCATAATCCCAGATGTGGATAGCTTACGCATCCCTGTGCGTTATTTAGCAAATCTGCTCACTGCTGGTAAAGAGCAGCCTATTACTCATGCACTAAAGCGTCTCTTAGCAATGCGGGCTTATAAGCGCTCTGAAGTGGTACATGGCGAACCCGATCAGCAAGTATTAGATGACGTGGGCTTAGACGCACGTACGGTAGAAGACATGTACCAAATTATGGCTATCGCGGATTATAAAGATCGTTTTGTGATCCCTACCAGTCATAAAGAGAAAGTAGAAAATAGCCTGGAGGATCAAGGCAGCTGCGGCTTTACCTTTGGCAATAATTGCAGCGGCGGCATGTCGGCCCCTAATTTATTTGGTAAGCCACGCCATCATGCTAACCCAGGAGCTAAAGGCGGCCCTACTGTGATTGCTCGTGAAATCAAGCGTCAGCCTAATCCTAATAAATCGAACCCGGAGGATAAGCATGCTTCTTTATAA
- the narJ gene encoding nitrate reductase molybdenum cofactor assembly chaperone, with product MLLYKILSALMDYPKEGLIQALPEIRQHLLSTPAAEKELSTLLDYLEQTRLITVQENYVATFDRTPSNSLHLFEHIHGESRDRGQAMVDLMEEYKSHGFEVTSAELPDYIPLFLEFLSQQSEEGALALLNEAIHIMAAIGKRLEESQSVYAAPFVVLRQLATVEPLELEIAPVRDMDEAMERFGVNQEGTEPLLHGQFGEQAIRFYPKRKEQTAGEQP from the coding sequence ATGCTTCTTTATAAAATACTTTCTGCGCTCATGGATTATCCCAAAGAAGGGTTAATCCAGGCCCTACCCGAAATTCGGCAGCATCTGCTCTCTACGCCTGCCGCCGAGAAAGAGTTAAGCACTTTGCTAGACTATCTAGAGCAAACACGTTTAATCACCGTACAGGAAAACTACGTAGCCACTTTTGATAGAACGCCATCAAACTCGTTACATTTGTTTGAGCACATTCACGGTGAAAGTCGAGATCGTGGTCAGGCGATGGTGGATTTGATGGAGGAGTATAAAAGTCATGGCTTTGAGGTCACTTCTGCTGAACTACCAGATTACATTCCTTTGTTCTTAGAGTTCTTAAGTCAACAATCAGAGGAAGGGGCTTTAGCCTTACTCAATGAGGCTATTCATATTATGGCGGCTATAGGTAAACGGCTTGAAGAAAGTCAAAGTGTGTATGCAGCACCTTTTGTGGTGTTAAGGCAATTAGCCACTGTAGAGCCCCTAGAGTTAGAAATTGCACCAGTACGTGATATGGATGAAGCCATGGAGCGTTTCGGTGTAAACCAAGAAGGCACTGAACCCCTACTACATGGTCAGTTTGGAGAGCAAGCCATTCGCTTTTATCCAAAACGTAAAGAGCAAACTGCTGGAGAGCAGCCATGA
- a CDS encoding ABC transporter permease — MISLAGRDILHTWGKFVFTGIGLGLLIGVTLVMAGVYRGMVDDGKVLLNNSGADIWAVQQETLGPYAEPSSINDDTYRSILTTPGVANAANVTYLNMQVAQGDKDVRAMVVGIAPGQPGATPGWPPYLIAGRQIARGHYEAVADSSAGFQLGDNIRIRRNEYTVVGLSKRTVSSSGDPMIFIPLKDAQEAQFLKDNDAIWQSRRRTEANPALNRPNVPGLLDAIIASQSTNTSVNAVLVTLKPGYDPDEVATAIQRWQRLTVYTRAEMETILIDKLIATSAKQIAMFLVILALVSTAIVAFIIYSLTMDKIREIAVLKLIGTRNRTIAAMIMQQSLALGVIGFVVGKISATLASPIFPKYVLLTPMDSVAGFFAVLMICILASVVSIRIALKVDPADAIEG; from the coding sequence ATGATTAGTTTGGCTGGCCGCGATATCTTGCACACGTGGGGGAAGTTTGTTTTCACGGGCATAGGTTTAGGTTTACTAATTGGCGTCACCTTGGTCATGGCAGGTGTGTATAGAGGTATGGTGGATGATGGTAAAGTGCTATTAAATAATAGTGGAGCCGATATTTGGGCCGTACAACAAGAAACCTTAGGCCCCTATGCGGAACCTTCTAGTATTAATGATGATACGTATAGATCTATTCTCACGACTCCCGGCGTCGCCAACGCCGCGAATGTGACGTATCTTAATATGCAAGTGGCTCAAGGCGATAAAGACGTACGCGCTATGGTGGTGGGTATTGCACCGGGGCAGCCCGGAGCCACACCTGGATGGCCTCCTTACCTTATCGCTGGGCGCCAAATTGCCCGCGGTCATTACGAAGCCGTAGCAGACAGCAGTGCTGGCTTTCAACTAGGCGATAACATTCGGATTCGTCGTAATGAATATACGGTGGTGGGTTTAAGCAAGCGCACGGTCTCCTCCAGCGGTGATCCAATGATATTCATTCCGCTCAAAGACGCTCAAGAAGCCCAGTTTCTTAAAGATAATGATGCCATTTGGCAAAGTCGGCGTCGTACTGAGGCAAATCCTGCATTAAATAGACCCAATGTGCCCGGTTTATTGGATGCCATTATCGCTTCACAAAGCACTAATACCTCTGTGAATGCCGTATTGGTGACTTTAAAACCAGGCTATGATCCTGATGAAGTGGCAACCGCTATACAGCGTTGGCAGCGCTTAACGGTTTACACTAGAGCGGAAATGGAAACCATTCTGATCGATAAGCTCATTGCCACTTCGGCCAAACAAATCGCTATGTTTTTAGTGATATTAGCCCTGGTCAGTACCGCTATTGTGGCTTTCATTATTTATTCTTTGACCATGGATAAAATACGTGAAATTGCTGTATTAAAACTCATCGGTACGCGTAACCGCACCATTGCCGCTATGATTATGCAGCAATCCTTAGCCTTAGGCGTGATCGGCTTTGTGGTGGGTAAAATCAGTGCCACCTTAGCTTCACCTATTTTCCCGAAATATGTACTGCTTACGCCTATGGACTCCGTGGCTGGATTTTTTGCCGTGCTGATGATCTGTATTTTAGCCAGCGTGGTTTCTATACGTATTGCACTCAAAGTGGATCCGGCTGATGCCATTGAAGGATAG
- the narI gene encoding respiratory nitrate reductase subunit gamma, with the protein MKTINLFFFGIYPYIALTVFFVGSLLRFDREQYTWKSESSQLLYSGSLRLGNILFHVGIIGLFFGHLVGLLTPVIVWDTLGISHSTKQAIAVWSGGTLGILCLIGLSLLIHRRLTSPRLAAVTQPMDKVLLVWILITLLLGLSTIFLSVEHSDGSVMVLLMNWAQHVVTLRGATGAEYLVAVPILFKAHLFMGMTLFLIFPFTRLVHVWSGFATVFYLGRAWQLVRPRH; encoded by the coding sequence ATGAAAACAATTAATTTATTTTTTTTTGGAATTTACCCTTATATTGCACTCACTGTTTTCTTTGTGGGCAGCTTATTGCGCTTTGATAGAGAGCAGTACACCTGGAAAAGTGAGAGCTCACAGTTGCTTTATAGTGGATCGTTACGCTTAGGTAATATTTTATTTCATGTAGGTATTATTGGTTTGTTTTTTGGCCATTTAGTGGGCTTATTAACCCCCGTCATTGTTTGGGATACTTTAGGTATTTCACACAGCACTAAACAAGCCATCGCTGTTTGGTCAGGTGGCACCTTAGGCATATTGTGTTTAATAGGTTTGAGCTTATTAATTCATCGCCGCTTAACTAGCCCACGCCTAGCTGCTGTAACACAGCCTATGGATAAAGTTTTATTGGTTTGGATATTAATCACCTTATTATTAGGCTTGTCTACTATCTTTTTATCTGTAGAGCATTCAGATGGAAGTGTGATGGTGCTACTAATGAACTGGGCTCAGCATGTGGTGACCTTACGCGGGGCTACAGGGGCCGAGTACTTAGTGGCTGTGCCTATTTTATTTAAAGCCCACTTATTTATGGGAATGACACTTTTCTTAATCTTTCCTTTCACACGTTTAGTCCATGTATGGAGCGGCTTTGCCACAGTATTTTATTTAGGCAGAGCTTGGCAGTTAGTTAGACCACGTCATTAA
- a CDS encoding TetR/AcrR family transcriptional regulator, whose protein sequence is MTPYAKHLPADERCAVIVQSVITLAATNNPSEITTAAIAKHMGLTQGSIFRHYPNKEAIWLAVMEWVAEELLQRVDNSAIGIDSPLAAMEAMFMSHVEFVSAYSGVPRVLFGELQRAESTLAKNRVQALIKSYSQRLRAHIENGKRSGELDSSLDSSAAALLFLGMLQGLIMQSLLSGDPEHIHNNAPGAFAIYKRGIESSS, encoded by the coding sequence ATGACCCCCTATGCCAAACACCTTCCTGCTGATGAACGCTGCGCTGTAATTGTACAGTCAGTCATAACGCTTGCTGCCACAAATAACCCGAGTGAAATCACCACCGCAGCTATTGCTAAACACATGGGACTCACTCAAGGATCTATTTTCAGACACTATCCAAATAAAGAAGCCATTTGGCTGGCTGTGATGGAATGGGTTGCTGAAGAGTTATTACAACGCGTCGATAATTCTGCTATAGGCATAGACTCCCCTTTGGCTGCCATGGAAGCCATGTTTATGAGCCATGTGGAATTTGTATCGGCTTACTCTGGCGTGCCAAGAGTCCTCTTTGGTGAATTACAACGCGCCGAATCCACGTTAGCTAAAAACAGAGTGCAAGCCCTCATTAAAAGCTACAGCCAACGCCTTCGTGCACACATTGAAAACGGCAAGCGTAGTGGCGAATTAGATAGTTCATTAGATAGCTCGGCGGCGGCCCTACTATTTTTAGGCATGCTACAGGGATTAATTATGCAGTCATTGTTATCAGGTGATCCTGAGCATATACATAACAACGCGCCTGGTGCTTTTGCCATTTATAAACGTGGCATAGAGAGTTCATCATGA
- a CDS encoding integrase core domain-containing protein — translation MLSDQGSQYRSHEMAALCAEYGLRQSMSYPGKPIDNAIAESFFKTLKTEMVYPNRHLTKANTSQ, via the coding sequence ATACTCAGTGATCAAGGTAGCCAGTATCGTAGCCATGAAATGGCTGCACTATGTGCTGAATATGGATTACGACAGTCAATGAGCTATCCTGGAAAGCCGATTGACAATGCTATAGCGGAATCATTTTTTAAGACTTTGAAAACAGAAATGGTCTACCCAAACCGTCACTTAACTAAAGCTAATACTTCACAGTAA
- a CDS encoding ABC transporter ATP-binding protein produces the protein MINSKNFGAGIHIEGLSKRYGQGSTAVDALKDVNMHIAPGEVVGLIGPSGSGKSTLLKCLGAVTDPTKGRMSLGGEVIFDNGWKVPDLRALRRDKIGFVFQSPYLIPFLDVTDNVALLPMLAGFSNAESRAKALELLTALDVQHRAGAMPAQLSGGEQQRVAIARGLVNRPPVILADEPTAPLDSERAMTVIRILNDMARKYETAIIVVTHDEKIIPTFKRIYHIRDGITHEEVGQGLIP, from the coding sequence ATGATAAACAGTAAAAACTTTGGCGCAGGCATTCATATTGAAGGTCTAAGTAAACGTTACGGCCAAGGCAGCACCGCCGTAGATGCCCTAAAAGATGTCAATATGCACATAGCGCCCGGTGAAGTGGTTGGGTTAATTGGGCCTTCTGGTTCAGGAAAAAGCACACTACTGAAATGCCTAGGTGCGGTGACAGATCCTACCAAGGGCCGCATGAGTTTAGGCGGGGAAGTGATTTTTGATAATGGTTGGAAGGTGCCTGATTTGCGCGCGTTACGGCGCGATAAAATTGGTTTTGTGTTTCAGTCGCCTTATCTGATCCCATTTTTAGATGTCACTGATAACGTGGCCTTACTGCCCATGTTAGCTGGGTTTTCAAACGCTGAATCACGTGCTAAAGCCTTAGAGTTGCTTACCGCCTTGGATGTACAGCACAGAGCCGGAGCCATGCCCGCTCAGCTTTCCGGTGGTGAGCAGCAGCGCGTGGCCATTGCCCGTGGTCTGGTCAATAGACCACCTGTGATTCTAGCGGATGAGCCCACAGCACCCTTAGACTCCGAACGCGCCATGACTGTCATACGTATTCTGAATGACATGGCTCGTAAATACGAAACCGCTATCATTGTGGTCACTCACGATGAAAAAATCATCCCCACTTTCAAACGTATCTACCACATACGGGATGGCATTACCCATGAAGAAGTGGGGCAAGGGTTAATCCCTTGA
- a CDS encoding efflux RND transporter periplasmic adaptor subunit produces MKKLPIRGRTLALFAILLPLLALFIYTGLRSGPLAPVAVTLVTVEADEIKPALFGIGTVEARYTYKIGPTVAGRIKQLDVHVGDTVTAGQVIGEMEPIDLDDKVRSLDAAFKRAEAMLSEAKARQVYAQTQARRYEKLAAERATSQENAVTKKHELQIATAALTVAQEDLARIESDRAGLEAQRHNLRLIAPTDGIVALRDANPGTTIVAGQSIVEIIDPKTLWVNVRFDQSSATGLAAELPAQIVLRSRKDRPLAGQVLRIEPKADAVTEELLAKVIFNAIPQPLPPLGELTEVTLSLPALDATPVISNSSIRSYEGKMGVWKVVDGDTIFTPIKLGASDLDGLVQVHEGLEVGDKIVQYSEKALGANSRIKVVDHIKGVAP; encoded by the coding sequence ATGAAAAAACTACCCATACGCGGCCGCACCTTAGCGCTTTTCGCCATCCTTTTGCCGCTACTCGCCCTTTTCATTTACACGGGATTGCGCTCAGGCCCCTTAGCACCGGTAGCCGTAACGCTAGTCACCGTAGAAGCGGATGAAATAAAACCGGCTCTCTTTGGCATTGGTACCGTAGAAGCTCGTTATACCTATAAAATTGGGCCCACAGTAGCGGGGCGTATCAAGCAGTTAGACGTACACGTAGGCGATACAGTGACCGCGGGGCAAGTCATTGGAGAGATGGAACCCATTGATTTGGACGATAAAGTACGCTCTCTAGATGCGGCCTTTAAACGAGCAGAAGCCATGCTGAGTGAGGCCAAGGCCCGTCAAGTTTATGCGCAAACCCAAGCCCGGCGTTATGAGAAATTAGCAGCTGAACGCGCTACCAGCCAAGAAAATGCCGTCACTAAAAAGCATGAACTGCAAATTGCCACTGCCGCCTTAACGGTGGCACAAGAGGATTTAGCGCGCATTGAATCTGATCGTGCTGGTCTTGAAGCGCAACGTCATAACTTACGTCTCATTGCTCCCACTGATGGCATTGTGGCCCTACGCGATGCCAATCCGGGCACCACCATAGTTGCTGGTCAAAGCATTGTGGAAATTATTGACCCTAAAACCCTTTGGGTAAATGTGCGCTTTGACCAAAGCAGTGCAACAGGCCTAGCGGCTGAATTACCTGCACAGATTGTTCTGCGCTCAAGAAAAGACCGCCCCTTAGCAGGTCAAGTCTTACGCATTGAACCTAAAGCCGATGCGGTCACTGAGGAGCTACTGGCCAAAGTCATCTTCAATGCCATTCCTCAGCCGCTACCTCCTTTAGGTGAGCTCACCGAAGTCACCCTTAGCTTACCTGCTCTTGATGCCACGCCTGTGATTTCAAATAGCAGTATACGCAGTTATGAAGGCAAGATGGGCGTATGGAAAGTGGTGGATGGCGATACTATTTTTACACCTATTAAACTGGGTGCCAGCGATTTAGACGGCTTAGTACAAGTGCATGAGGGGCTAGAAGTCGGCGATAAAATTGTTCAGTATAGCGAAAAAGCCTTAGGTGCGAACAGCCGAATTAAGGTGGTGGATCACATCAAAGGGGTCGCACCATGA